The following coding sequences lie in one Sphingomonas sp. M1-B02 genomic window:
- a CDS encoding ExbD/TolR family protein, translated as MAMSVGDTVDDAPMSDINTTPLVDVMLVLLIIFLIAVPVVIQSVDLALPKVQFEPTTTKPENVALSITGAGGKCQVYWGMTQVSSAELLDRGVAKLRAEIARQGGENAPGLELPEVHIRGDVNTPYRCIGGTIYTMQMAGFAKVGFISEPEAGSTVTRI; from the coding sequence ATGGCGATGAGCGTAGGCGATACCGTAGACGACGCACCGATGTCCGACATCAACACCACTCCGCTGGTGGACGTGATGCTGGTGCTTCTGATCATCTTCCTGATCGCCGTTCCGGTGGTGATCCAGTCGGTCGATCTCGCGCTGCCCAAGGTGCAGTTCGAACCGACGACGACCAAGCCCGAAAATGTGGCGCTCTCGATCACGGGTGCGGGCGGCAAATGCCAGGTTTATTGGGGCATGACTCAGGTCAGCTCCGCCGAATTGCTCGATCGTGGCGTGGCCAAGCTGCGCGCCGAGATCGCCCGTCAGGGCGGCGAGAATGCGCCCGGGCTCGAATTGCCCGAGGTTCATATCCGTGGCGACGTGAACACCCCGTACCGCTGCATCGGCGGCACGATCTACACGATGCAGATGGCTGGTTTCGCGAAGGTCGGCTTCATCTCCGAGCCTGAAGCGGGATCCACCGTCACGCGCATCTGA
- a CDS encoding ExbD/TolR family protein — MAMSAGREDGEPMMEMNTTPLIDVMLVLLIMFIITIPIQTHAVKVDLPQNSPQNAPPVEPEKNKVYIDAQGQVFWNSVPINDVTLRQYLDASIARSPEPELHFQPDPNARYDVVDRVLAIIKRANVTKLGFVGNEQYRGDF; from the coding sequence ATGGCAATGAGCGCAGGCCGCGAAGACGGCGAGCCGATGATGGAAATGAACACGACGCCGTTGATCGACGTCATGCTCGTGCTCCTCATCATGTTCATCATCACCATTCCGATCCAGACTCACGCCGTGAAGGTCGATCTGCCGCAGAACAGCCCGCAGAACGCCCCGCCGGTCGAGCCGGAGAAGAACAAGGTCTATATCGACGCGCAGGGCCAGGTGTTCTGGAACAGCGTGCCGATCAACGACGTGACGCTGCGCCAGTATCTGGACGCATCGATCGCGCGTAGCCCGGAGCCGGAGCTGCACTTCCAGCCCGATCCCAACGCGCGCTACGACGTCGTCGATCGGGTGCTTGCGATCATCAAGCGCGCCAACGTGACCAAGCTGGGTTTTGTCGGCAACGAGCAGTATCGCGGCGACTTCTAA
- a CDS encoding tetratricopeptide repeat protein, with the protein MRMCFIALAAPLIAALPAMAQDRAASSYISQGSYGQAESQLTSELRIHPDRPELLLNLAAVYARTGRVAEARTLYTRVLSQNEVLMDLSAQRTASSHAVARRGMGRLDAVQFSAR; encoded by the coding sequence ATGCGTATGTGCTTCATCGCCCTCGCCGCGCCGCTGATCGCAGCGCTCCCCGCCATGGCCCAGGATCGTGCTGCCAGCAGCTACATCTCGCAGGGCTCTTACGGGCAGGCCGAGTCGCAACTGACCAGCGAGCTGCGGATACACCCGGATCGCCCTGAGCTACTGCTCAATCTCGCCGCGGTATATGCCAGGACCGGCCGTGTGGCGGAGGCGCGCACCCTCTACACGCGCGTGCTTTCTCAGAACGAAGTGCTGATGGACCTTTCGGCCCAACGCACTGCCAGCTCGCACGCCGTGGCGCGCAGAGGGATGGGACGGCTGGACGCGGTGCAGTTCAGCGCGCGGTGA
- the dcd gene encoding dCTP deaminase, whose protein sequence is MSILSDRWIREQAREHQMIEPFVEAQRREGCISYGLSSYGYDARVADEFKIFTNIDSAVVDPKDFSANSFVDRKTDVCIIPPNSFALARTVEYFRVPRDVLVICLGKSTYARCGIIVNVTPLEPEWEGHVTLEFSNTTPLPAKIYANEGACQFLFLKGNEPCETSYADRAGKYMGQRGVTLPRL, encoded by the coding sequence ATGTCCATCCTGTCCGACCGCTGGATCCGCGAGCAAGCGCGCGAGCATCAAATGATCGAGCCCTTCGTCGAGGCTCAGCGCCGCGAGGGCTGCATCAGCTACGGCCTCTCATCCTACGGATATGACGCCCGCGTTGCCGACGAGTTCAAGATCTTCACCAACATCGACAGCGCGGTGGTCGACCCGAAGGACTTCTCGGCGAACAGCTTCGTCGATCGCAAGACCGATGTCTGCATCATCCCCCCCAACAGCTTCGCATTGGCGCGAACGGTCGAGTATTTCCGGGTCCCGCGCGACGTTCTGGTGATCTGCCTGGGCAAGTCGACCTATGCGCGCTGCGGGATCATCGTGAACGTGACCCCGCTCGAGCCCGAATGGGAGGGCCATGTCACGCTCGAATTCTCGAACACGACGCCGCTCCCGGCGAAGATCTACGCCAATGAGGGCGCGTGCCAGTTCCTTTTTCTCAAGGGCAACGAGCCCTGCGAGACTAGCTATGCCGATCGCGCCGGCAAATATATGGGCCAACGGGGTGTGACCCTGCCTCGCTTGTGA
- a CDS encoding cytidine deaminase, translating into MMPNDSDPKALIEAARVAAGNAYAPYSNFAVGAAVQLTDGSIVTGANFENASYGLSLCAETVALATLNAQGRLRDVVAIGVVGGMIGDHGATGTAPVSPCGRCRQIINEAAQLGKRDIAIFCAGAEGDAIVEYRLSDLLPAAFGPADLGLA; encoded by the coding sequence ATGATGCCGAACGACTCGGACCCCAAGGCGCTGATCGAGGCGGCACGCGTAGCAGCCGGCAACGCCTATGCACCCTATTCGAACTTCGCAGTGGGCGCCGCGGTCCAGCTCACCGACGGCAGCATCGTGACGGGCGCCAATTTCGAGAATGCCAGCTACGGCCTCTCGCTCTGCGCTGAGACCGTCGCGCTAGCCACGTTGAACGCACAGGGACGCTTGCGGGACGTCGTTGCGATCGGCGTCGTCGGCGGGATGATCGGCGATCATGGCGCCACCGGCACAGCCCCGGTCAGCCCCTGCGGGCGCTGCCGCCAGATCATCAACGAGGCCGCCCAGCTCGGCAAGCGCGACATCGCGATCTTCTGCGCTGGCGCCGAGGGCGATGCGATCGTCGAATATCGCCTCTCCGATTTGTTGCCCGCTGCCTTCGGTCCCGCCGATCTGGGACTCGCCTGA
- a CDS encoding UPF0262 family protein, with amino-acid sequence MSDPRIISVTLDERTILWRSADVEQERRIAIFDLLEDNHFAPQRQHADGYAGPYKLHLRVEEGRLALEIHRADGAPLETLVLGLARFRRPIRDYFAICDSYYQAIRNATPQQIETVDMARRGIHNEAAELLKERLEGKIDVDFDTARRLFTLLCVLHIKG; translated from the coding sequence ATGAGCGATCCAAGGATCATCAGCGTCACGCTGGACGAGCGCACCATCCTGTGGCGCTCGGCCGACGTCGAGCAGGAAAGGCGGATCGCCATCTTCGACCTGCTCGAAGACAATCATTTCGCGCCGCAGCGCCAGCACGCCGACGGCTATGCCGGACCCTACAAGCTGCACCTGCGCGTCGAGGAAGGCAGGCTGGCGCTCGAGATCCATCGAGCGGACGGCGCGCCGCTGGAGACGCTCGTGTTGGGCCTCGCGCGCTTCCGCCGCCCGATCCGCGACTATTTCGCGATCTGCGACAGCTATTACCAGGCGATTCGCAACGCGACGCCGCAGCAGATCGAGACGGTGGACATGGCCCGGCGCGGCATTCACAACGAGGCCGCCGAACTGCTCAAGGAGCGGCTGGAGGGCAAGATCGATGTCGATTTCGACACCGCCCGCCGGCTCTTCACCTTGCTCTGCGTACTCCACATCAAGGGATGA
- a CDS encoding replicative DNA helicase, with translation MAQPIPFPAPEAPEGVSLPQNVEAEAALLGAMMIDNRVAEDALQRLRPEHFFEPLHGRIYEAISMLVGDNRLATPVTLRPLFAADPAMKELGGPAYLAQLTGNPASLIGAKAFADQVYDLAMLRALVMVGRELVEEALDTSKDINPSKQIEQAELKLYEVAEKGGEETGARSFTRAAALAVKQAERAMNSGGSVSGITSGLADLNAMTGGMNRSDLIILAGRPGMGKTSLATNIAFNAAKRWVDDKEAGISEDKSIGAPVVFFSLEMSSDQLATRILSEQSEIVSEKLRTGNISSSEFMKFARAAGDLESLPLFIDDTPGLTIAALRTRARRLKRQHKIGMVVVDYLQLLTGSAKASGDGRVQEISEISRGLKTLAKELNVPVLALSQLSRQVESREDKRPQLSDLRESGSIEQDADIVMFVYRDEYYHDFKAPKAPDGNSSADDIAKYQTWQEEQLRVANKATVIIAKQRHGATGHVDLRFDRQFTKFSDLAPGY, from the coding sequence ATGGCTCAACCGATACCGTTTCCTGCCCCAGAGGCGCCCGAAGGCGTGAGCCTGCCCCAGAATGTCGAGGCCGAGGCGGCCTTGCTGGGCGCGATGATGATCGACAACCGAGTCGCGGAAGACGCGCTCCAGCGGCTGCGCCCGGAGCATTTTTTCGAGCCGCTGCACGGCCGTATCTACGAAGCGATCTCGATGCTGGTCGGTGACAATAGGCTGGCGACCCCGGTGACGCTGCGACCGCTGTTCGCCGCGGACCCGGCGATGAAGGAATTGGGCGGGCCGGCCTATCTGGCCCAGCTCACCGGCAATCCGGCAAGCCTGATCGGCGCCAAGGCATTTGCGGACCAGGTCTATGATCTGGCGATGTTGCGTGCGCTGGTGATGGTGGGGCGCGAGCTGGTCGAGGAGGCGCTCGACACCAGCAAGGACATCAATCCTTCCAAGCAGATCGAGCAGGCCGAACTCAAGCTTTACGAGGTGGCCGAGAAGGGCGGCGAGGAGACCGGCGCGCGCAGCTTCACGCGAGCCGCCGCGCTCGCGGTGAAGCAGGCCGAACGGGCGATGAACTCCGGGGGAAGCGTCTCGGGGATCACGTCGGGGCTTGCCGATCTCAACGCGATGACCGGCGGCATGAACCGTTCGGACCTGATCATCCTCGCCGGGCGCCCGGGCATGGGCAAGACCTCGCTCGCTACCAACATCGCCTTCAACGCCGCCAAGCGCTGGGTGGACGACAAGGAAGCGGGGATCAGCGAGGACAAGTCGATCGGCGCGCCGGTGGTGTTCTTCAGCCTCGAAATGTCGTCCGACCAGCTGGCGACCCGTATTCTCTCCGAGCAATCGGAGATCGTCTCCGAGAAGCTGCGCACCGGCAATATTTCATCGAGCGAATTCATGAAGTTCGCGCGGGCGGCGGGCGATCTGGAATCGCTGCCCTTGTTCATCGACGACACGCCGGGTCTGACGATCGCGGCGCTGCGCACGCGAGCCCGGCGGCTCAAGCGGCAGCACAAGATCGGGATGGTCGTGGTCGACTATCTCCAGCTGCTGACCGGCTCGGCGAAGGCCTCGGGCGACGGGCGCGTACAGGAGATTTCGGAGATCAGCCGCGGGCTCAAGACGCTGGCCAAGGAACTCAACGTGCCGGTGCTGGCGCTCTCCCAGCTCAGCCGGCAGGTCGAAAGTCGCGAGGACAAGCGTCCGCAGCTATCCGATCTGCGCGAGTCGGGATCGATCGAGCAGGATGCGGACATCGTGATGTTCGTCTATCGCGACGAATATTATCATGATTTCAAGGCGCCCAAGGCGCCCGACGGCAATTCCTCGGCCGACGATATCGCGAAATACCAGACCTGGCAGGAAGAGCAGTTGCGCGTCGCAAACAAGGCGACGGTGATCATCGCCAAGCAGCGCCACGGTGCCACGGGCCATGTCGATCTGCGCTTCGACCGCCAGTTCACCAAGTTCAGTGATCTCGCACCGGGCTACTGA
- a CDS encoding phosphoadenylyl-sulfate reductase, giving the protein MAELARKIDRLDLTTRFTEHEAIRLNNMFRGTSAEEMLRTVLTEQMVGDVAIVSSFGAESAALLHLVSSIDRNIPVLFLDTGRHFPETLLYRDALAERLGLTNLQILHPDAEVLAARDANRLRWSFDPDGCCEIRKVEPLARGLAGLDATITGRKAFQASTRNALPRFELDTSDAIGRLKINPLADWTRADLDAYFLKHELPVHPLVAQGYPSIGCAPCTSSVKPGEDPRAGRWRGWDKTECGIHTPIEDNDPNLPVF; this is encoded by the coding sequence ATGGCTGAGCTTGCCCGGAAAATCGATCGGCTCGATCTGACGACGCGCTTCACCGAACATGAGGCGATTCGCCTCAACAACATGTTCCGCGGCACCAGCGCCGAGGAGATGCTGCGCACCGTCCTGACCGAACAGATGGTCGGCGATGTCGCGATCGTATCGTCGTTCGGCGCCGAATCGGCCGCGCTGCTCCATCTGGTCAGCTCGATCGACAGGAATATCCCGGTGCTCTTCCTCGATACCGGGCGTCACTTTCCCGAGACCTTGCTCTATCGCGATGCGCTGGCGGAGCGGCTGGGTCTCACGAACCTGCAGATCCTGCATCCGGACGCCGAAGTCCTTGCCGCGCGCGACGCCAACCGGTTGCGTTGGTCGTTCGATCCCGACGGCTGCTGCGAGATCCGGAAAGTCGAGCCGCTCGCCCGCGGCCTTGCCGGCCTCGACGCGACGATCACCGGACGCAAGGCCTTCCAGGCCTCGACCCGCAACGCCCTTCCCCGCTTCGAACTCGATACGTCCGATGCGATCGGCCGGCTCAAGATCAATCCTCTGGCGGACTGGACCCGCGCCGATCTCGACGCCTATTTCCTGAAGCATGAGCTGCCGGTCCACCCGCTGGTGGCGCAGGGCTATCCGTCGATCGGCTGCGCGCCCTGCACGAGCAGCGTGAAACCGGGCGAAGACCCCCGCGCCGGACGCTGGCGCGGCTGGGACAAGACCGAGTGCGGCATCCACACTCCGATCGAGGACAACGACCCCAACCTCCCGGTTTTCTGA
- a CDS encoding DUF934 domain-containing protein: MVDLRFRDDVPHEEPAVTLDSFLGQSNATAVRLESSEDARELLPYLDRLALVEVSFPKFRDGRGYSSGRILREAGYTGELRAQGDVLVDQIPLMRRCGFDSFAPESEIDEATLSAALARYEHVYQPAADGAVPVWKLRHG, translated from the coding sequence ATGGTTGATCTTCGCTTCCGCGACGACGTTCCGCACGAAGAGCCCGCCGTGACGCTCGACTCCTTCCTGGGCCAGTCGAACGCCACTGCCGTCCGCCTCGAATCGAGCGAGGATGCACGCGAGCTGCTTCCCTATCTCGATCGGCTGGCGCTGGTCGAAGTCAGCTTCCCCAAGTTTCGCGACGGGCGCGGCTATTCGTCGGGCCGCATCCTGCGCGAGGCGGGCTATACCGGCGAGCTCCGCGCACAGGGCGACGTGCTGGTCGATCAGATCCCGCTGATGCGCCGCTGCGGCTTCGACAGTTTCGCGCCCGAGTCCGAGATCGACGAGGCTACCCTGTCGGCCGCACTCGCGCGCTACGAACATGTCTATCAACCCGCAGCCGACGGCGCGGTGCCGGTCTGGAAGCTCCGACATGGCTGA
- a CDS encoding nitrite/sulfite reductase, whose amino-acid sequence MYKYDHYDQSIVDARVEEFRDQVNRRLAGQITEDQFKPLRLMNGLYLQLHAYMLRVAIPYGTLDSRQMRMLATIARKYDRDYAHFTTRQNVQYNWIKLADAPDILADLATVEMHAIQTSGNCIRNISSDQFAGAAADEIADPRPWAELLRQWSSFHPEFSYLPRKFKIAVIAADEDRAAMRLHDIGIQIVEQDGALGAKVFVGGGMGRTPMVAPEIKDFVPIEDLLSYVEACLRVYNRYGRRDNIYKARIKILVHEIGADDYRRQVEDEFVAVKKLGIDPPKAEFDRISAFFAPPAFETALPDEVDRSDPDFAVWLDQNVSAHKAPGYAVVTISLKPQGGIPGDASSAQIDLMADLAQKHSFDELRVTHAQNIVLPHVRKIDLYTLWQQLAENGLAEANLDLISDIIACPGLDYCSLANARSIPVAQKIHARFADLGRQRELGELKLKISGCINACGHHHAGHIGILGVDRKGTENYQLLLGGSGAEDVSLAKITGPGFSEDGIVDAVETATNVYLAQRTEGERFLDTYRRIGMEPFKEALYG is encoded by the coding sequence ATGTATAAATATGACCACTACGACCAGTCGATCGTCGACGCCCGCGTCGAGGAGTTCCGCGATCAGGTGAACCGCCGCCTCGCCGGCCAGATCACCGAAGACCAGTTCAAGCCGCTGCGGCTCATGAACGGGCTCTATTTGCAGCTGCACGCGTACATGCTGCGCGTCGCCATCCCCTATGGCACGCTCGACAGCCGGCAGATGCGCATGCTCGCCACGATCGCGCGCAAATATGACCGCGACTACGCCCATTTCACCACGCGCCAGAACGTCCAGTATAATTGGATCAAGCTCGCCGACGCGCCCGATATCCTGGCCGATCTCGCCACCGTCGAGATGCACGCCATCCAGACCAGCGGGAACTGCATCCGCAACATCAGTTCCGACCAGTTCGCCGGCGCCGCCGCCGACGAGATCGCCGATCCGCGCCCCTGGGCCGAATTGCTCCGCCAATGGAGCAGCTTCCACCCCGAATTCAGCTATCTGCCGCGCAAGTTCAAGATCGCAGTGATCGCCGCCGACGAGGATCGCGCGGCGATGCGCCTCCACGATATCGGCATTCAGATCGTGGAGCAGGATGGCGCGCTCGGTGCCAAGGTCTTCGTCGGCGGCGGCATGGGCCGCACGCCGATGGTCGCCCCCGAGATCAAGGACTTCGTGCCGATCGAAGACCTGCTCAGCTATGTCGAGGCGTGCCTGCGCGTCTACAATCGCTACGGCCGCCGCGACAATATCTACAAGGCCCGCATCAAGATTTTGGTCCACGAGATCGGTGCGGACGACTATCGTCGTCAGGTCGAGGATGAGTTCGTGGCGGTCAAGAAGCTCGGCATCGATCCGCCCAAGGCCGAGTTCGACCGTATCTCGGCCTTCTTCGCCCCGCCCGCCTTCGAGACGGCCCTTCCGGATGAGGTCGATCGCAGCGACCCGGATTTCGCGGTCTGGCTCGACCAGAATGTCAGCGCCCACAAGGCGCCGGGCTATGCCGTCGTCACGATCAGCCTCAAGCCGCAAGGCGGCATCCCCGGCGACGCGTCCTCCGCGCAGATCGATCTGATGGCCGACCTCGCCCAAAAGCACAGCTTCGACGAACTGCGCGTCACCCACGCCCAGAACATCGTCCTGCCGCATGTGCGCAAGATCGATCTCTACACCCTCTGGCAGCAACTCGCCGAGAACGGCCTCGCCGAGGCCAATCTCGACCTGATCAGCGACATCATCGCCTGCCCCGGGCTCGATTATTGCAGCCTCGCCAACGCCCGCTCGATCCCCGTCGCGCAGAAGATCCACGCCCGCTTCGCCGATCTCGGCCGCCAGCGCGAGCTGGGTGAACTCAAGCTCAAGATCAGCGGCTGCATCAATGCCTGCGGCCACCATCATGCCGGCCACATCGGCATCCTCGGCGTGGACCGCAAAGGCACCGAGAATTATCAGCTGCTGCTCGGCGGCTCGGGCGCGGAGGATGTCAGCCTCGCCAAGATCACCGGCCCCGGCTTCAGCGAGGACGGCATCGTCGACGCCGTCGAAACCGCGACCAACGTCTATCTGGCACAGCGCACCGAGGGCGAGCGCTTCCTCGATACCTATCGCCGCATCGGCATGGAGCCGTTCAAGGAGGCGCTTTATGGTTGA
- a CDS encoding DUF2849 domain-containing protein, which yields MKLLTGNDLGTGDVTWWTGTGWSRHVADAVDVADQGEAIAHAEEGARRVNAPYVIDATLTPEGPRPAHIKDRIRALGPTVRMDLTLKPADPAAGSWVI from the coding sequence ATGAAATTGCTTACCGGAAACGATCTGGGCACCGGAGACGTGACCTGGTGGACCGGCACCGGCTGGTCGCGCCACGTCGCGGACGCGGTCGATGTCGCCGACCAGGGCGAGGCGATCGCCCATGCCGAGGAAGGCGCGCGCCGCGTCAACGCCCCCTATGTCATTGACGCGACCCTGACGCCCGAAGGCCCGCGCCCCGCCCACATCAAGGATCGCATCCGCGCCTTGGGTCCGACGGTGCGCATGGACCTGACGCTCAAGCCGGCGGACCCTGCTGCGGGAAGCTGGGTGATATGA
- the cobA gene encoding uroporphyrinogen-III C-methyltransferase produces MVSLLDPSARGRLILVGAGPGDPGLLTVRAAEALKQADVLVHDGLVDPRVLDLAPQAHRISVAKQRARHTLPQESINALIVAHVKTGAIVVRLKGGDPFIFGRGGEEVEAAREAGIRVEVIPGISAALGAAAEAMLPLTHRDWSSAVSFVAGQCKGLSEQDWSGLAGKGRTLVIYMGVATCPEISEKLMNDGVAPDMPVAVLERGTLKGSRALRTLLADLGPMVEREKVLSPAIIVVGEVVMLADAQDKLAHWAKAAEALA; encoded by the coding sequence ATGGTTTCGCTGCTCGATCCTTCCGCCCGCGGGCGCCTCATCCTCGTCGGCGCCGGCCCCGGCGATCCCGGTCTGCTCACCGTGCGCGCGGCCGAAGCGCTCAAACAGGCCGACGTCCTGGTCCATGACGGGCTGGTCGATCCGCGCGTGCTCGATCTCGCTCCGCAGGCGCATCGCATCTCGGTGGCAAAGCAGCGTGCGCGCCACACCTTGCCGCAGGAATCGATCAACGCGCTCATCGTCGCGCATGTGAAGACCGGCGCGATCGTAGTGCGGCTGAAGGGCGGCGATCCCTTTATCTTCGGCCGCGGCGGCGAGGAAGTCGAAGCCGCGCGCGAGGCCGGCATCCGTGTCGAGGTCATCCCTGGCATCTCCGCCGCACTGGGCGCCGCTGCAGAGGCGATGCTCCCCCTCACCCACCGCGACTGGTCGAGCGCGGTCAGCTTCGTGGCTGGGCAGTGCAAGGGGCTGTCGGAGCAGGATTGGTCCGGCCTCGCCGGCAAGGGGCGCACCCTTGTCATCTATATGGGCGTCGCAACCTGCCCGGAGATCAGCGAGAAATTGATGAACGACGGCGTGGCGCCCGACATGCCCGTCGCGGTGCTGGAGCGTGGGACGCTCAAAGGCAGCCGTGCGCTGCGCACCTTGCTCGCCGATCTCGGCCCGATGGTCGAGCGCGAGAAGGTGCTGAGCCCCGCGATCATCGTCGTCGGCGAAGTCGTGATGCTCGCCGACGCGCAGGACAAGCTCGCCCACTGGGCCAAGGCGGCGGAGGCGCTCGCATGA
- a CDS encoding serine hydrolase domain-containing protein, with amino-acid sequence MRRLILLAAFLLAAPAAAQPLTADQTAQVDKLVADALTATQVPSASIAIVRDGKIVYAKAYGDQGPNIAAPTSDARYQVASISKQFTAAALLLLEDEGKLSLDDTIGKYLPGVSGGATITIRQLLSHTAGLQDYWPQDYSFAAMEQPATPQAIVDRWAKKPLDFVPGTAWQYSNTGYTIAGMILEKVAGEPILAYLDRKLFKPLGIRPIDQDLAVGKGSVTGYRRNALGPVRPVIVPGADWMFATGELAMSATDLAKWNIARIERKLLPAEDWVEQERMIKLADGSPANYGLGVTLGQRGDYKQVSHGGAAVGFLSQNIVIPDARLAVVSLVNGDFGNAHSSIASGIVNLLLPAAALSGDEAHRATLARNFYAALQKGEPDRRLLTDNAAYYFNAETVRDYRDSLAPLGAPTSFEPLGTPKLRGGFVNRNYRISYPGRSLILVTYADPGRDGKFEQYFITPAG; translated from the coding sequence ATGCGCCGCCTCATCCTGCTCGCCGCCTTCCTCCTCGCCGCCCCCGCCGCCGCCCAGCCGCTCACCGCCGACCAGACCGCCCAGGTCGACAAGCTCGTCGCAGACGCGCTCACCGCCACTCAGGTCCCTTCAGCCTCGATCGCGATCGTCCGCGACGGCAAGATCGTCTACGCCAAGGCCTATGGAGACCAGGGCCCGAACATCGCCGCCCCCACCTCCGACGCGCGCTACCAGGTCGCCTCGATCTCCAAGCAATTCACCGCCGCCGCGCTCCTCCTGCTCGAGGATGAAGGCAAGCTCAGCCTCGACGATACGATCGGCAAATATCTCCCCGGCGTCTCGGGCGGCGCCACCATCACTATCCGCCAGTTGCTCAGCCACACCGCCGGCCTCCAGGATTATTGGCCGCAGGATTACAGCTTCGCCGCGATGGAGCAGCCCGCGACCCCGCAGGCGATTGTCGATCGCTGGGCCAAGAAGCCGCTCGATTTCGTCCCCGGCACCGCCTGGCAATATTCGAACACCGGCTACACGATCGCCGGCATGATCCTCGAAAAGGTCGCCGGCGAGCCGATCCTGGCCTATCTCGACCGCAAGCTGTTCAAGCCGCTCGGCATCCGCCCGATCGATCAGGATCTCGCGGTCGGCAAGGGTTCGGTCACCGGCTATCGCCGCAACGCGCTCGGCCCGGTGCGCCCTGTCATTGTCCCCGGCGCGGACTGGATGTTCGCCACCGGCGAATTGGCGATGTCGGCCACCGATCTCGCCAAGTGGAACATCGCCCGGATCGAGCGCAAACTGCTCCCCGCCGAGGATTGGGTCGAGCAGGAACGGATGATCAAGCTCGCCGACGGCAGCCCGGCAAATTACGGCCTCGGCGTCACGCTCGGCCAGCGCGGCGACTATAAGCAGGTCAGCCATGGTGGCGCCGCGGTCGGCTTCCTCAGCCAGAATATCGTTATCCCCGACGCCCGCCTCGCGGTCGTCTCGCTGGTCAACGGCGATTTCGGAAACGCCCATTCGAGCATCGCCAGCGGCATCGTCAACCTGCTGCTGCCGGCCGCGGCGCTATCCGGCGACGAGGCCCATCGCGCCACCCTCGCGCGCAATTTCTACGCCGCGCTCCAGAAGGGCGAGCCCGATCGCCGCCTGCTCACCGACAATGCGGCATATTATTTCAATGCCGAAACCGTCCGTGATTATCGCGACAGCCTCGCCCCGCTCGGCGCCCCGACCAGCTTCGAGCCGCTGGGCACGCCCAAGCTGCGCGGCGGCTTCGTCAACCGCAACTATCGGATCAGCTATCCGGGGCGCTCGCTGATCCTGGTCACGTATGCCGATCCGGGGCGCGACGGGAAGTTCGAGCAATATTTCATCACCCCGGCGGGTTGA
- the ndk gene encoding nucleoside-diphosphate kinase, translating into MAATRTFSIIKPDATRRNLTGAVTKMLEDGGLRVVASKRIQMTREQAEGFYAVHKERPFFGELVDFMISGPVVVQVLEGENAMQRNRDIMGATNPANAEPGTIRKELAESIEANSVHGSDSDENAAIEIAYFFKPEEIVG; encoded by the coding sequence ATGGCCGCGACCCGTACTTTCTCGATCATCAAGCCCGATGCCACGCGCCGCAACCTCACCGGCGCCGTTACCAAGATGCTGGAGGATGGCGGCCTGCGCGTCGTCGCTTCCAAGCGCATCCAGATGACCCGCGAGCAGGCCGAAGGCTTCTATGCCGTCCACAAGGAGCGGCCCTTTTTCGGCGAGCTCGTCGACTTCATGATCTCCGGCCCGGTGGTCGTGCAGGTTCTCGAAGGCGAGAATGCGATGCAGCGCAACCGCGACATCATGGGCGCGACCAACCCCGCCAACGCCGAGCCCGGCACGATCCGCAAGGAACTGGCGGAATCGATCGAGGCGAATTCGGTCCATGGTTCGGACAGCGACGAGAATGCGGCGATCGAGATCGCTTATTTCTTCAAGCCGGAAGAGATTGTCGGCTGA